Proteins found in one Arthrobacter sp. U41 genomic segment:
- a CDS encoding zinc-ribbon domain-containing protein produces the protein MPVEEQVLPPRPLRLHPVHDEGAKSLARLYPAIAAQWDPDRNSITPSQLTSGSNRPIWWLCNNQHSWHATPYARTKGHGCPACAGLRATPENNLAVARPDLLSTWHPERNRAELGLLPTDVLPQSNKKFWWTCPQDPTHDYQASPAARFRGRGCPYCAGKKVNASNSLAGASLILAAEWDPANDKRAEEVARGSDYRAGWICRNDPDHQWESFVSSRPADGAGCPYCDGKRPTDRNRLSLNRPDLADQWHPAKNSPLTPADVTTGSNRRVWWNCPQDPAHVWRTAVRARALDDDGCKQCAPAIRSRIDIALACEFAAVFPDDVDPKSQKRLELGHNRPHTVDILIESLRIVIEFDGSHTHKGDDHEQRDRQKTKRLRDAGYRVVRIREEPLPLLDLKFDVSIERTRRPDVKAITDKVLRHVTELGWVSQEVTRDYLASAEPKATVLAAEIYDSLPPSERFVPYSARKVRNRT, from the coding sequence ATGCCCGTGGAAGAACAAGTACTGCCGCCGCGTCCGCTGCGGCTTCATCCGGTACACGACGAAGGCGCGAAGTCGTTGGCGCGCCTATATCCGGCCATAGCCGCCCAGTGGGATCCGGACAGGAACTCCATTACGCCGTCCCAGCTCACGTCGGGAAGCAACCGCCCGATCTGGTGGCTGTGCAACAACCAACACTCCTGGCATGCGACCCCTTACGCGCGAACCAAAGGCCACGGTTGCCCGGCGTGCGCTGGCCTGAGAGCCACCCCAGAAAACAATCTGGCCGTGGCGAGGCCGGACCTGCTCTCCACGTGGCATCCGGAGCGCAACCGGGCCGAGCTCGGATTGTTGCCCACCGATGTGCTGCCCCAGTCCAACAAGAAGTTTTGGTGGACGTGCCCCCAAGATCCCACCCACGACTATCAAGCCTCCCCGGCGGCCCGTTTCCGCGGCCGGGGGTGCCCGTACTGCGCGGGTAAAAAGGTCAATGCTTCAAACAGCCTCGCAGGTGCGAGCCTGATCTTGGCCGCCGAATGGGATCCGGCCAACGACAAGCGCGCCGAAGAAGTCGCCAGAGGAAGTGATTACCGGGCCGGCTGGATATGCCGGAATGATCCGGACCATCAGTGGGAATCCTTCGTCAGTTCACGGCCAGCAGACGGGGCGGGATGCCCCTACTGCGACGGGAAGCGGCCCACTGACCGCAATCGTCTGTCCCTGAACAGGCCGGACCTTGCTGACCAATGGCACCCGGCCAAGAACAGTCCCCTGACTCCGGCCGACGTGACGACCGGAAGCAACCGTCGGGTCTGGTGGAACTGCCCCCAGGATCCTGCGCACGTGTGGCGTACAGCAGTTCGGGCGCGCGCCCTCGACGACGACGGTTGCAAACAGTGCGCCCCCGCCATCAGGTCCAGGATCGACATCGCATTGGCGTGTGAGTTCGCGGCCGTGTTTCCCGACGACGTGGACCCCAAGAGTCAGAAGCGCCTCGAGCTCGGTCATAACCGGCCCCACACCGTCGACATCCTCATCGAGTCCCTACGTATTGTTATCGAGTTCGATGGTTCACATACACACAAGGGCGACGACCACGAACAGCGCGACCGACAAAAGACAAAACGGCTCCGCGATGCCGGTTACAGGGTTGTGCGGATCAGGGAAGAACCTTTGCCCTTGTTGGATCTAAAATTCGACGTGAGCATTGAGCGCACGCGCAGGCCCGACGTCAAGGCGATCACGGACAAGGTCCTGCGGCACGTCACCGAGTTGGGCTGGGTCAGTCAGGAAGTCACCCGGGATTACCTCGCCTCCGCCGAACCGAAGGCAACGGTGCTGGCCGCTGAAATATACGATTCCCTTCCGCCATCCGAGCGATTTGTTCCATACAGCGCCCGGAAAGTCCGGAATCGAACATGA
- a CDS encoding S1 family peptidase, with product MSPTAPAPIITPSGFSAYERAALRVRNIGCGGVSRGSGFAIADHVFVTNRHVVGGAALLQVSTYDGRDITVNAVGAVIIADLALVWTKEPLPATLQLALSNPPLGAEVTAVGYPLGGELTTTSGRVLRYDRDPLGSSPLQMMYNSAPIEHGSSGSPLVDSSGKLVGVAYAGGGGQYVAVPVAALTQALKDPANFSNGAGCD from the coding sequence GTGTCCCCGACTGCTCCGGCCCCGATCATCACCCCGTCCGGGTTCAGCGCCTACGAGCGGGCTGCGCTGCGTGTTCGCAACATCGGCTGCGGCGGTGTCTCGCGCGGGTCTGGCTTCGCCATTGCAGATCATGTTTTCGTCACGAACCGCCACGTAGTCGGCGGGGCGGCGCTCCTGCAGGTAAGCACCTACGACGGCAGGGACATAACGGTCAACGCCGTGGGCGCGGTCATTATCGCCGACCTGGCCCTGGTGTGGACGAAGGAACCACTACCGGCCACGCTCCAGCTCGCGCTGTCGAACCCGCCACTCGGCGCTGAGGTGACAGCCGTCGGGTACCCGTTGGGCGGCGAACTCACAACCACGAGCGGAAGGGTGTTGCGGTACGACCGCGACCCACTGGGCTCGTCACCGTTGCAGATGATGTATAACAGCGCGCCTATTGAGCATGGCAGTTCGGGCAGCCCACTGGTCGATTCATCAGGGAAGCTTGTGGGCGTGGCCTACGCCGGTGGCGGCGGCCAGTATGTCGCCGTGCCGGTGGCGGCCCTTACCCAAGCGCTCAAGGATCCCGCGAACTTCTCGAACGGGGCTGGCTGCGACTGA
- a CDS encoding helix-turn-helix domain-containing protein: protein MPTRPHQSSEEQTRRWAERRAMVGARIRELRLGQGLSQEALALESGLSRNMVIGIEWGRKSVAYERLWDIADVLDVPISQLLLPPDSAAKTSPYRGRRRPMGN, encoded by the coding sequence ATGCCCACCCGCCCGCACCAGTCCTCCGAGGAGCAGACACGCCGGTGGGCTGAACGCAGGGCAATGGTCGGGGCGCGAATCCGTGAGCTACGACTCGGGCAGGGCCTCTCGCAGGAAGCACTGGCTCTGGAGTCGGGGCTGAGCAGAAATATGGTGATCGGCATCGAGTGGGGCCGGAAGAGCGTAGCCTACGAGCGTCTTTGGGATATCGCTGACGTTCTGGACGTACCGATCAGCCAACTTCTTCTCCCGCCGGATTCGGCTGCCAAGACTTCCCCTTACCGGGGCCGTCGGCGACCCATGGGCAATTAG
- a CDS encoding LAGLIDADG family homing endonuclease, protein MYLEASGTSDLSENGGSDGQASTTVDIAKTTTVGVPGRGLCVPVSAVPEWPAVALTHRVATPSGWKSVADLIVGDTVFDGDGNWQRVDRDTSVFRNLDCYSVTFDDGQQITAAASHTWTVETRNGHDSGFVELTVSTTELARMKLFRRSAISVPVAERLSPDLDLPVDPYLFGYWLGDGYSANGAISVGRNDVEEVTTLLQDVLLSYEMLSSTYYDYNLAHCLNVRNVTKPSRGAVNQSLFQRLRTLGVLRNKHVPDVYLFAGTEQRRALLQGLVDSDGNVTNRKGQVQFVNTNRRILDGFVEIARSLGYKPSVRAHPTAGWLAVFQVADDYPVARIQRKASRLVPGGRMASRRYIRSVLPVRSVHLKGIGIDTDAHQFQVEGGILAHCL, encoded by the coding sequence ATGTATTTGGAAGCTAGCGGTACTTCGGATTTATCGGAGAATGGCGGCTCGGACGGGCAAGCGTCAACCACGGTGGACATCGCGAAAACGACAACGGTGGGTGTTCCCGGCCGCGGCCTTTGCGTCCCGGTCTCGGCAGTTCCCGAATGGCCCGCAGTGGCGCTGACACATCGAGTTGCCACGCCTTCCGGCTGGAAATCGGTCGCCGATCTGATAGTAGGCGACACTGTCTTCGACGGAGACGGCAACTGGCAAAGGGTGGACAGGGACACTTCAGTATTCCGGAATCTCGACTGCTACTCGGTGACTTTCGATGACGGTCAGCAGATCACGGCCGCAGCCTCGCACACGTGGACTGTCGAGACCCGCAATGGTCACGACAGTGGCTTTGTCGAACTAACGGTTTCCACCACAGAGCTGGCACGCATGAAGCTATTCCGCAGGTCCGCAATTAGCGTTCCGGTCGCCGAACGGCTGAGTCCCGATCTTGATCTCCCGGTCGATCCATACCTTTTTGGCTACTGGCTCGGCGATGGCTACTCCGCAAACGGCGCCATCTCTGTGGGGCGGAATGACGTAGAAGAAGTGACCACCCTACTTCAGGACGTTCTGCTTTCCTACGAGATGTTGTCCTCGACCTACTACGACTACAACCTGGCCCACTGCCTCAACGTCCGGAACGTGACGAAGCCGTCTCGCGGCGCGGTGAACCAGTCGCTCTTTCAGCGGCTGCGGACCTTGGGGGTGCTGCGCAACAAGCATGTTCCGGATGTGTACCTCTTTGCTGGGACTGAGCAACGCCGCGCACTCTTGCAGGGCTTGGTCGACTCAGACGGCAATGTGACAAACAGGAAGGGGCAGGTCCAGTTCGTTAACACGAACCGGCGGATTCTCGACGGTTTCGTGGAAATAGCCCGATCGTTGGGCTATAAGCCCAGTGTGCGCGCCCATCCGACGGCGGGCTGGCTGGCAGTGTTCCAGGTTGCTGACGACTATCCGGTCGCCCGGATCCAGCGCAAAGCGTCACGCCTTGTCCCCGGCGGCCGCATGGCCTCACGCCGCTACATCCGGTCTGTGCTGCCAGTAAGGTCGGTTCACCTTAAGGGCATCGGCATCGATACCGATGCCCACCAGTTCCAGGTTGAGGGTGGAATTCTCGCACACTGCCTGTAG
- a CDS encoding helix-turn-helix domain-containing protein, protein MSFVPGEPSRPLQYSKAIRESDLPTGVRAVCWAMATYANNNTGVAYATVATLAKATGLSEPIVSKHTRVAEARGYLRKDRQYNSSIRYTITIPVVEESPSVQIADTGAAIPPRLQELQRMNEAGRPDVWH, encoded by the coding sequence GTGAGCTTTGTCCCTGGCGAGCCGTCACGCCCCTTGCAGTATTCGAAAGCGATCCGGGAGTCCGACCTGCCGACGGGGGTTAGGGCCGTCTGCTGGGCGATGGCCACCTACGCCAACAACAACACGGGTGTTGCCTATGCCACCGTCGCAACACTTGCCAAAGCCACGGGGCTCTCCGAGCCCATCGTTTCAAAGCACACACGGGTCGCCGAAGCCAGGGGGTACCTGCGGAAGGACCGTCAGTACAACAGTTCCATCAGATACACCATCACGATCCCCGTCGTCGAAGAATCACCGAGCGTGCAGATCGCCGATACCGGAGCGGCCATTCCGCCCCGGCTGCAGGAGCTCCAACGCATGAACGAGGCTGGCCGTCCTGACGTCTGGCATTAA
- a CDS encoding alpha/beta fold hydrolase encodes MSGHPAGGSIDGYAELRAFRATHPYRSLTVGGVEWRYIAGPAAPRAPADAESAAHPAAEVPPGPGEARPALLVLGGGFSFGDSAFRTITAFEPRFRVVSPSYPPVRTMAEILAGVAAVLDAEGIESASVFGHSLGAGVAHAFARRYPQRVDKLILSGFGLYTPGHTRLVGAFVRVFSMLPKTALAAFYRPRLARLASGAEAAERAFLTAYAEDLFAAHTKESALARLAVLLDLAAYPDRYAAALTFERPEEVLVIAASDDRGFTSREREALLATYPGARAHVFGQGGHWAAVTHPAEYADVVGRFLEGRSLSAGRSGSPAAAPHRPASELRRAEPETVPPAALDARLAGFRAGHPYRTLDVAGVRWRYLAGGSGEQTVLLPSGGTRMPDLYLLLIEALERDFRVLAPAYPAGAGIAGLADGLAAILDAEGVKQADMLGSSFGGFVAQTFARRHPERVRRLVLANTGSPAAAPLPLLPFLISFLAVLPEGAVRYLTGWNWRRWFATGTQEDAAFWNMLLSDILSQLGKEDLLSALREMQEFSRLPGAEAPGVGTPPAPPAPVLLIESEHDQAFPPQARAALRALYPAAEIRLFADAGHGVMATHTAEYIDAVREFLRRP; translated from the coding sequence GTGTCAGGCCATCCGGCGGGAGGATCCATAGACGGCTATGCCGAGCTCAGGGCGTTCCGCGCCACCCACCCGTACCGTTCACTGACGGTCGGCGGCGTCGAATGGAGGTACATCGCGGGGCCCGCCGCGCCCCGCGCCCCGGCAGATGCGGAAAGCGCCGCGCACCCTGCTGCGGAGGTACCCCCGGGGCCCGGGGAAGCCAGACCGGCGCTTCTCGTCCTGGGCGGCGGCTTCTCCTTCGGCGATTCCGCATTCCGCACGATCACCGCTTTCGAACCCCGTTTCCGCGTTGTCTCCCCCTCTTATCCCCCGGTGCGGACCATGGCCGAAATCCTGGCAGGGGTCGCGGCTGTCCTCGACGCCGAGGGCATCGAGTCGGCGAGTGTTTTCGGGCATTCCCTCGGCGCCGGCGTCGCGCACGCCTTTGCACGCCGTTATCCGCAGCGGGTGGACAAGCTCATCCTCTCCGGTTTCGGTCTCTACACCCCGGGCCATACGCGCCTGGTGGGCGCCTTCGTCCGTGTTTTCTCGATGCTGCCCAAGACCGCCCTTGCCGCTTTCTACCGTCCGAGGCTCGCGCGCCTTGCCTCGGGGGCAGAAGCCGCCGAGCGTGCTTTCCTCACCGCCTACGCGGAGGACCTTTTCGCAGCACACACCAAGGAATCGGCCCTGGCGCGCCTGGCGGTGCTGCTGGATCTGGCGGCATATCCGGACCGTTACGCCGCGGCGTTGACCTTCGAACGCCCGGAGGAGGTGCTGGTGATCGCCGCTTCCGACGACCGCGGCTTTACGTCGCGCGAACGCGAGGCCCTGCTGGCCACGTATCCCGGCGCCCGCGCGCACGTGTTTGGCCAGGGCGGCCACTGGGCGGCCGTCACCCACCCGGCCGAATACGCCGACGTCGTCGGACGCTTCCTCGAAGGCCGTTCCCTTTCCGCGGGACGCAGCGGAAGCCCCGCCGCCGCGCCGCACCGTCCGGCATCCGAACTCCGCCGGGCTGAACCGGAGACCGTGCCGCCCGCGGCGCTGGACGCCAGGCTTGCCGGGTTCCGTGCCGGCCACCCGTACAGGACGCTCGACGTCGCCGGCGTGCGCTGGCGCTACCTTGCCGGCGGCTCGGGTGAGCAGACGGTGCTGCTGCCCTCCGGGGGGACCAGGATGCCGGACCTGTACCTGCTGCTGATCGAAGCGCTGGAACGGGACTTCCGCGTCCTGGCGCCGGCCTACCCGGCCGGCGCCGGCATCGCCGGGCTCGCGGACGGCCTGGCGGCGATCCTCGACGCCGAGGGAGTCAAGCAGGCTGACATGCTGGGTTCCTCCTTCGGCGGATTTGTGGCCCAGACCTTCGCCCGGCGCCATCCCGAACGTGTGCGGCGCCTCGTGCTCGCGAACACCGGAAGCCCTGCCGCAGCCCCGCTCCCCTTGCTCCCGTTCCTGATCAGCTTCCTCGCCGTTCTTCCGGAAGGCGCTGTGCGTTATCTGACCGGCTGGAACTGGCGCCGCTGGTTTGCAACCGGCACGCAGGAGGACGCGGCTTTCTGGAACATGCTGCTGTCGGACATCCTCAGCCAGCTGGGCAAGGAGGATCTGCTGTCCGCCCTGCGGGAGATGCAGGAATTTTCCCGTCTGCCCGGTGCCGAAGCGCCGGGTGTAGGCACGCCCCCGGCGCCGCCGGCACCGGTGCTGCTGATCGAGTCGGAGCACGACCAGGCGTTCCCGCCCCAGGCACGTGCGGCCCTCCGCGCCCTCTATCCCGCGGCAGAAATCCGTCTTTTCGCGGACGCAGGCCACGGGGTGATGGCAACACACACCGCGGAGTACATTGATGCCGTGCGGGAGTTCCTGCGCCGACCCTGA
- a CDS encoding Asp23/Gls24 family envelope stress response protein: protein MEYQNSQPVAAAVPELPSTAPMTGGGRTVISEAAVAKVAGIAARAVPGVYSLGTGPSRALGAFRDAVGSSDHAAGVRAEVGETQVAVDIDLVALYGTPLHALADQIRAAVYSAVEELVGLQVIEVNIEITDVHVPGPPKTGGPAETRPSREAIQ, encoded by the coding sequence ATGGAATACCAGAATTCTCAACCCGTTGCTGCTGCGGTGCCCGAGTTGCCCAGCACCGCGCCCATGACCGGCGGTGGCCGCACCGTCATTTCCGAAGCCGCCGTCGCGAAGGTCGCCGGCATCGCCGCCCGCGCCGTCCCCGGCGTCTACTCCCTGGGGACAGGCCCCTCCCGCGCGCTCGGCGCCTTCCGTGACGCCGTCGGCAGCTCGGACCACGCCGCCGGTGTCCGCGCCGAGGTCGGCGAAACCCAGGTGGCCGTCGACATTGACCTGGTGGCGCTGTACGGCACTCCGCTTCACGCCCTGGCCGACCAGATTCGCGCCGCCGTGTATTCGGCGGTCGAAGAGCTTGTCGGGCTCCAGGTCATCGAAGTCAACATCGAGATCACCGACGTCCATGTGCCCGGCCCGCCCAAGACCGGCGGCCCGGCCGAGACCCGGCCTTCAAGGGAGGCAATCCAGTGA
- a CDS encoding DUF6286 domain-containing protein yields MEEILKRETHSSRAVASIIAAVLVIALCVYALLETAVRAIGQPPWLVDPETAAEQVVALPNGVPPLLLGVMGAVLVMAGLFFFLTAVLPGRRARHLLRDRRAAVVVDDEVIASALARRARVAANLSQDQVMVTVSRQQVEVNVRPTSGVPLSPDAVRAAVRDELRDMGPSPLPEVRVNVAAAGVIGA; encoded by the coding sequence ATGGAGGAGATCCTCAAACGCGAGACCCACTCCTCACGGGCCGTGGCCTCGATCATCGCCGCCGTCCTCGTGATCGCGCTGTGCGTCTACGCCCTCCTGGAAACCGCGGTCCGGGCCATCGGACAGCCGCCCTGGCTCGTGGATCCGGAGACTGCAGCGGAACAGGTGGTGGCCCTCCCGAACGGGGTCCCGCCGCTCCTGCTTGGCGTCATGGGCGCAGTGTTGGTGATGGCCGGTCTGTTCTTCTTCCTGACCGCGGTACTGCCCGGCCGCCGGGCCCGGCACCTGCTGCGGGACCGCCGCGCCGCCGTCGTGGTGGACGACGAGGTGATTGCCTCCGCGCTGGCACGCCGTGCCCGGGTGGCAGCCAATTTGAGCCAGGATCAGGTAATGGTGACCGTGTCCCGGCAGCAGGTGGAGGTCAATGTCCGACCGACCTCCGGCGTGCCGCTGAGCCCGGATGCCGTCCGCGCCGCCGTGCGCGATGAGCTCCGGGACATGGGACCTTCCCCCCTGCCGGAGGTTCGGGTCAATGTGGCTGCGGCAGGAGTGATTGGCGCATGA
- a CDS encoding ABC transporter substrate-binding protein: MKTPKFLLPVATAGVLALTLSACGGGGGGGTTAGGGDAEQGLDGRGPITYVQGKDNSNVVRPVIEKWNAAHPNETVTFKEQTDQADQQHDDLVQNFQAKNANYDVVSVDVVWTAEFAAKGWLQPLKDKMALDTSAMLKPTVEAASYKGTLYAVPKDSDGGILYYRKDLVPTAPKTWDEMMGMCSIATENNIGCFAGQYAKYEGLTVNTAEAINSTGGSVLDKDGKPNLNTPEAKAGLENLVKAYADGNIPKEGITFQEEQGRQAFQDGKLLFHRNWPYVYNLAVTEGSSKVKDVLGMAALPGTDGPGASTLGGHSAAVSVYSKNKATALDFLKFITTEETQKFYATQGSLAPVLSALYDDQELVAKLPYLPVLKTSIENAVPRPVTPFYPAVTKAIQENAYAAIKGEKTVDAALSDMQKSIESASAGQ; encoded by the coding sequence ATGAAGACACCGAAGTTCCTACTTCCCGTAGCTACAGCAGGCGTTCTAGCCCTCACCCTCTCCGCCTGTGGCGGCGGAGGAGGCGGCGGCACGACCGCTGGCGGCGGAGACGCCGAGCAGGGCTTGGATGGCCGCGGTCCCATCACCTACGTCCAGGGCAAGGACAACAGCAACGTGGTCCGTCCCGTGATTGAAAAGTGGAACGCAGCCCACCCGAACGAGACAGTCACGTTCAAGGAGCAGACCGACCAGGCCGACCAGCAGCACGATGACCTCGTGCAGAACTTCCAGGCCAAGAACGCCAACTACGACGTTGTCAGCGTCGACGTGGTTTGGACGGCCGAGTTCGCCGCCAAGGGCTGGCTCCAGCCGCTCAAGGACAAGATGGCGCTGGACACCTCGGCGATGTTGAAGCCGACGGTGGAAGCGGCATCCTACAAGGGCACGCTCTACGCCGTTCCGAAGGACTCCGACGGCGGCATCCTTTACTACCGCAAGGACCTCGTCCCCACGGCGCCCAAGACCTGGGACGAGATGATGGGCATGTGCTCCATTGCCACGGAAAACAACATCGGTTGCTTCGCGGGCCAGTACGCCAAGTATGAGGGCCTCACGGTGAACACTGCGGAGGCAATCAACTCCACCGGAGGTTCCGTCCTCGACAAGGATGGTAAGCCGAACCTGAACACCCCCGAGGCCAAGGCCGGCCTCGAAAACCTTGTCAAGGCATATGCCGACGGCAACATCCCGAAGGAAGGCATCACCTTCCAGGAGGAGCAGGGCCGCCAGGCCTTCCAGGACGGCAAGCTGCTGTTCCACCGCAACTGGCCGTACGTGTACAACCTGGCCGTGACGGAAGGTTCCTCCAAGGTCAAGGATGTCCTTGGCATGGCGGCTCTGCCGGGCACGGACGGCCCCGGGGCATCGACGCTCGGCGGACACAGTGCCGCGGTGAGTGTCTACTCGAAGAACAAGGCCACTGCCCTGGACTTCCTGAAGTTCATCACCACCGAAGAAACCCAGAAGTTCTACGCCACGCAGGGTTCACTCGCCCCGGTCCTCTCCGCCCTGTACGACGACCAGGAACTTGTCGCCAAGCTGCCGTACCTGCCGGTGCTGAAGACCTCGATCGAGAACGCCGTGCCGCGTCCTGTTACCCCGTTCTACCCGGCTGTCACCAAGGCGATCCAGGAAAATGCCTACGCGGCCATCAAGGGTGAAAAGACCGTGGACGCGGCCTTGTCCGATATGCAGAAGTCCATCGAGTCCGCTAGCGCGGGACAGTAG
- a CDS encoding carbohydrate ABC transporter permease: MATELGPTSVKEPASGGTPIHHAPKGVGEDNRIASQGRWASWLLAPTVIALAIVIVYPIISAIVMSFEKDAGLDPVTGLFTAGGPAGFSNYVNWIAQQCAAPGGGTVACPPGTLGAQFWSATATTFFFTVVTVTLETILGFWMALIMARTFKGRSLVRAAVLVPWAIPTAVTAQLWLFIFAFEGIANKLFNTTILWTGSEWPAKWAVIIADTWKTTPFMALLILAGLQMIPAEVYEAAKVDGASAWQRFRMITLPLVKPALMVAILFRTLDALRMFDLPYILTEGSNNTTTLSILVINQIRQGFNAAAALSTITFIIIFIVAFIFVRFLGANVVEQQTGAGKGKK, encoded by the coding sequence ATGGCAACCGAACTGGGCCCGACGTCGGTCAAGGAACCGGCGTCGGGCGGGACCCCGATCCACCACGCGCCCAAGGGCGTCGGGGAGGATAACCGGATAGCGAGCCAGGGCCGTTGGGCATCCTGGCTGCTCGCGCCGACCGTCATCGCACTGGCCATCGTGATCGTCTACCCGATCATCAGCGCCATCGTGATGTCATTCGAGAAGGACGCAGGCCTTGACCCCGTCACGGGGCTGTTCACCGCGGGCGGCCCGGCCGGTTTCTCGAACTACGTCAACTGGATCGCCCAGCAGTGCGCCGCTCCCGGCGGCGGAACGGTGGCCTGCCCTCCCGGCACGCTGGGCGCGCAGTTCTGGTCAGCGACCGCAACCACCTTCTTCTTCACCGTCGTCACCGTGACGCTGGAGACAATTCTCGGCTTCTGGATGGCGCTCATCATGGCCCGGACCTTCAAGGGCCGCAGCCTGGTCCGTGCCGCTGTCCTGGTTCCGTGGGCCATCCCCACCGCCGTCACGGCCCAGCTCTGGCTGTTCATCTTCGCCTTCGAGGGCATCGCCAACAAACTGTTCAACACCACCATCCTGTGGACGGGCAGCGAGTGGCCGGCCAAGTGGGCGGTCATCATCGCCGACACCTGGAAGACGACGCCGTTCATGGCGCTGTTGATCCTTGCCGGTCTGCAGATGATTCCTGCCGAGGTTTACGAAGCGGCCAAGGTCGACGGTGCGTCCGCCTGGCAGCGCTTCCGGATGATCACCCTGCCGCTGGTCAAGCCGGCGCTCATGGTCGCCATCCTCTTCCGTACCCTGGATGCCCTGCGTATGTTCGACCTTCCGTACATTTTGACGGAAGGTTCCAACAACACCACCACGCTTTCCATCCTGGTGATTAACCAGATCAGGCAAGGCTTCAACGCAGCCGCAGCCCTGTCCACCATTACCTTCATCATCATCTTCATTGTTGCCTTCATCTTCGTCCGCTTCCTTGGAGCGAACGTGGTGGAGCAGCAGACCGGCGCAGGTAAGGGGAAGAAATGA
- a CDS encoding carbohydrate ABC transporter permease, translating to MTAATELRAKQDRGRKVAQNREKWAQGRTYISAAVILIWCLAPAYWMVVTAFRNVGFTYDTSLLPTHVTLDNFITAFDTSFGNRFGQALLNSVFIGVTVTVISLVIGVFAAYALARLNFRFKYLVLGFILGASMFPGVALITPLFQLFTNIGWIGTYQALIIPNISFVLPLTVYTMTSFFREMPWELEEAARVDGCTQGQAFRKVIMPLAAPAIFTTAILAFISSWNEFLIASQLSNDATQPVTVAIANFAGAQPQQIPYTAIMAAGTIVTIPLVILVLIFQRKIVAGLTAGAVK from the coding sequence ATGACCGCCGCGACCGAACTCCGGGCCAAGCAGGACCGGGGCCGCAAAGTAGCCCAAAACCGCGAGAAGTGGGCCCAGGGACGCACCTACATCAGCGCGGCCGTCATCCTGATCTGGTGCCTCGCGCCGGCGTACTGGATGGTGGTCACCGCGTTCCGCAACGTGGGCTTCACCTACGACACCTCGCTCCTGCCCACCCATGTCACGCTGGACAACTTCATCACCGCCTTCGACACCTCGTTCGGCAACAGGTTCGGCCAGGCGCTGCTGAACAGCGTGTTCATCGGCGTGACGGTGACCGTGATCTCACTGGTGATCGGCGTCTTCGCGGCCTATGCCCTGGCGCGGTTGAACTTCCGGTTCAAGTACTTGGTGCTGGGCTTCATCCTGGGGGCGTCCATGTTCCCCGGCGTCGCCCTCATCACCCCGCTGTTCCAGCTGTTCACCAATATCGGCTGGATCGGCACCTACCAGGCGCTGATCATTCCGAACATCTCCTTCGTGCTCCCGCTGACGGTCTACACCATGACCTCGTTCTTCCGGGAAATGCCGTGGGAGCTTGAAGAAGCGGCCCGCGTGGACGGCTGCACCCAGGGCCAGGCCTTCCGCAAGGTGATCATGCCGCTGGCTGCACCGGCTATCTTCACGACCGCGATCCTGGCGTTCATCTCCTCGTGGAACGAGTTCCTGATTGCCAGCCAGCTCTCCAATGATGCGACCCAACCCGTGACGGTGGCCATTGCCAACTTCGCCGGGGCCCAGCCGCAGCAGATTCCCTACACGGCCATCATGGCAGCTGGCACGATCGTCACCATTCCGCTGGTGATCCTGGTGCTGATTTTCCAGCGCAAAATCGTGGCCGGCCTCACCGCCGGCGCGGTCAAGTGA